A single genomic interval of Streptomyces sp. BA2 harbors:
- a CDS encoding DUF2165 domain-containing protein — translation MLAAGALPVAATLLTGTVALYITLVAFGNITDFDTNQQFVRHVLAMDTTFKDDDLMWRAVGSTALQDTAYVGIIVWESLAALILLAATVLWAGALRRPQGLRRARRAGTIGLLMILVLFGAGFIGIGGEWFAMWQSEDWNGLDAATRVVTLAGIVLVVTHLPSGSKELDQAASSKGRA, via the coding sequence ATGCTCGCGGCAGGGGCGCTGCCCGTCGCCGCGACACTGCTCACCGGGACGGTGGCGCTCTACATCACACTCGTCGCGTTCGGGAACATCACCGACTTCGACACCAACCAGCAGTTCGTACGCCATGTCCTGGCGATGGACACCACCTTCAAGGACGACGACCTGATGTGGCGCGCGGTGGGTTCGACCGCGCTGCAGGACACCGCGTACGTCGGGATCATCGTCTGGGAGAGCCTGGCCGCGCTGATCCTCCTCGCGGCGACGGTCCTGTGGGCCGGGGCCCTGCGCCGCCCCCAGGGGCTGCGCAGAGCCCGACGGGCGGGCACGATCGGCCTGTTGATGATCCTCGTCCTGTTCGGGGCGGGCTTCATCGGGATCGGCGGCGAATGGTTCGCCATGTGGCAGTCGGAGGACTGGAACGGCCTGGACGCGGCCACGCGCGTCGTGACGCTCGCGGGCATAGTGCTCGTGGTCACGCACCTGCCGTCCGGCTCCAAGGAGCTCGACCAGGCGGCGAGCTCCAAGGGGCGCGCCTAG
- a CDS encoding heavy metal translocating P-type ATPase: MSTTPGTTEVAEVELAIGGMTCASCAARIEKKLNRMDGVEATVNYATEKAKVSYRGQDIAVQDLIATVEATGYTAQEPAPARTEDPGADADADERQADDELRPLRERLITAVLLSLPVVAMAMIPALQFEYWQWLSLTLAAPVVTYAAWPFHKAAYTNARHGAATMDTLISVGTSAAFIWSLWALFFGTAGTPGMTHPFELTISRTDGAGNIYLEAAAGVTAFILAGRYFEARSKRKAGAALKALLQLGAKDVTVIRDGGREETIPVGELKVGDRFLVRPGEKIATDGKVVEGASAVDASMLTGESVPVEVAKGDAVTGATLNVGGRLVVEATRVGADTQLARMAKLVEDAQNGKAAAQRLADKISAVFVPIVIALAVATLGFWLGNGSGLTAAFTAAVAVLIIACPCALGLATPTALMVGTGRGAQLGILIKGPEVLETTRKVDTIVLDKTGTVTTGKMTLLATHVASSTTEAEVLRLAGALEHSSEHPIAQAVAIGAAEQVGTLPTPEDFANVAGLGVQGIVEGHAVLVGREALLGEWAIRLPVELERAKAEAEAAGRTAIAVAWDGEARAVLEVADAVKETSPEAISRLRDLGLTPILLTGDNKAVAASVAAEVGIAPEDVIAEVMPQDKVDVVKRLQAEGRSVAMVGDGVNDAAALAQADLGLAMGTGTDAAIEAGDLTLVRGDLRAAADAIRLSRRTLGTIKSNLFWAFAYNVGALPLAAAGLLNPMIAGAAMAFSSVFVVGNSLRLRGFKPLS; encoded by the coding sequence ATGTCCACCACACCCGGCACCACCGAGGTGGCAGAAGTAGAACTCGCCATCGGTGGCATGACCTGCGCCTCGTGCGCCGCCCGGATCGAGAAGAAGCTCAACCGCATGGACGGCGTCGAGGCGACCGTCAACTACGCCACCGAGAAGGCCAAGGTCAGCTACCGCGGCCAGGACATCGCCGTACAGGACCTGATCGCCACCGTCGAAGCCACCGGCTACACCGCGCAGGAGCCCGCCCCGGCCCGCACGGAGGACCCGGGCGCGGACGCGGACGCGGACGAGCGGCAGGCCGACGATGAACTGCGGCCCCTTCGCGAGCGGTTGATCACCGCCGTCCTGCTCTCCCTGCCCGTCGTCGCGATGGCGATGATCCCGGCCCTGCAGTTCGAGTACTGGCAGTGGCTGTCCCTGACCCTGGCGGCGCCGGTCGTGACGTACGCGGCCTGGCCCTTCCACAAGGCCGCGTACACGAACGCGCGGCACGGCGCGGCGACGATGGACACGCTCATCTCGGTCGGCACGTCGGCCGCGTTCATCTGGTCCCTGTGGGCGCTGTTCTTCGGGACGGCCGGTACGCCCGGCATGACGCACCCCTTCGAGCTGACCATCTCCCGCACGGACGGCGCGGGGAACATCTACCTGGAGGCCGCGGCGGGCGTCACCGCCTTCATCCTGGCGGGGCGCTATTTCGAGGCCCGCTCCAAGCGCAAGGCGGGTGCCGCCCTCAAGGCGCTGCTCCAGCTGGGCGCCAAGGACGTCACCGTCATCCGTGACGGCGGACGGGAAGAGACCATCCCGGTAGGGGAGTTGAAGGTCGGCGACCGCTTCCTCGTCCGGCCCGGCGAGAAGATCGCCACCGACGGCAAGGTCGTCGAGGGCGCCTCTGCCGTCGACGCCTCCATGCTCACCGGCGAGTCCGTGCCGGTCGAGGTCGCCAAGGGCGACGCGGTCACCGGAGCCACGCTGAACGTGGGCGGACGCCTGGTCGTCGAGGCCACCCGCGTCGGCGCCGACACCCAACTCGCCCGCATGGCCAAGCTCGTCGAGGACGCGCAGAACGGCAAGGCGGCGGCCCAGCGCCTCGCCGACAAGATCTCGGCGGTCTTCGTGCCGATCGTCATCGCCCTGGCCGTCGCCACCCTCGGATTCTGGCTCGGCAACGGCTCCGGGCTCACGGCCGCCTTCACCGCCGCGGTCGCCGTACTGATCATCGCCTGCCCCTGCGCCCTGGGGCTCGCGACGCCGACCGCCCTCATGGTCGGCACCGGACGCGGCGCCCAGCTCGGCATCCTGATCAAGGGCCCGGAGGTCCTGGAGACGACCCGCAAGGTCGACACGATCGTCCTGGACAAGACCGGCACCGTCACCACCGGCAAGATGACCCTGCTCGCCACGCATGTCGCATCCAGTACGACCGAGGCCGAAGTCCTGCGCCTGGCCGGGGCGTTGGAGCACTCCTCGGAGCACCCCATCGCCCAGGCGGTGGCCATCGGCGCCGCCGAGCAGGTCGGCACGCTGCCCACCCCCGAGGACTTCGCGAACGTCGCGGGTCTCGGCGTCCAGGGCATCGTCGAGGGCCACGCGGTCCTCGTCGGCCGCGAGGCGCTGCTCGGGGAGTGGGCGATCCGGCTGCCCGTGGAGCTGGAGCGCGCGAAGGCTGAGGCCGAGGCGGCCGGACGTACGGCGATCGCGGTGGCCTGGGACGGCGAGGCGCGGGCGGTCCTTGAGGTGGCCGACGCGGTGAAGGAGACGAGCCCGGAGGCGATCAGCCGACTCCGTGACCTGGGCCTCACGCCCATCCTCCTGACCGGCGACAACAAGGCGGTCGCGGCATCGGTGGCCGCCGAGGTGGGCATCGCCCCCGAGGACGTGATCGCCGAGGTCATGCCGCAGGACAAGGTCGACGTGGTCAAGCGCCTCCAGGCGGAGGGCCGGAGCGTGGCGATGGTCGGCGACGGCGTGAACGACGCGGCCGCGCTCGCCCAGGCCGACCTGGGCCTGGCGATGGGCACGGGCACGGACGCCGCGATAGAGGCGGGCGACCTCACGCTCGTACGAGGAGACCTGCGCGCGGCGGCGGACGCCATCCGCCTCTCGCGCCGCACGCTCGGCACGATCAAGTCGAACCTGTTCTGGGCCTTCGCCTACAACGTGGGCGCGCTGCCGCTGGCCGCGGCAGGACTCCTGAACCCGATGATCGCGGGCGCCGCGATGGCGTTCTCCTCGGTCTTCGTGGTCGGCAACAGCCTGCGCCTGAGGGGCTTCAAGCCGCTGAGTTGA
- a CDS encoding HelD family protein: protein MQATPDPLSRERNHLAASRSALRAMREDAEALDIRDVTANWVNAAVLQSQIDERIKSLADLSHTPLFFGRLDYLHAPGADQAEGADGEQFYIGRRHVHDADGDPMVIDWRAPVSQPFYRASKKAPMDIALRRRFGYTGGDLTAYEDEHLSDADEVERTSKLLQQEIERPRVGPMRDIVATIQPEQDEIVRSGLGGSVCVQGGPGTGKTAVGLHRVAYLLYAHRERLARTGTLVIGPNRSFLHYIEQVLPALGELEVKQATVDDLVAHVEVRGTDDAAAAVIKGDARMAEVLRKALRSHVSMPDEPVVVVRGSRRWRVPAYELEEIVGELLARDIRYGAARDALPQRIAHAVLVRMEQAGEAPDDRVQDAVARNSAVKAAVKAMWPPVDPAKLVLRLLSDADFLALHAEGILDQDEQKLILWAKPARSLKAAKWSAADAVLIDEARDLVARTHSLGHVVLDEAQDLSPMQYRAVGRRCTTGSATVLGDLAQGTTPWATRSWEQALGHLGKGEAVVEELTAGFRVPREVIAFASRLLPSIAPGLAEVKSVRESAGSLVVRRTADLDAASLEACAESLRQEGSIGLIAADARIPALAEALDAAGMTYLSPGEETTPGTRLTLVPASLAKGLEYDYVVLDEPAAVVDGEPDERTGLRRLYVALTRAVSGLTVVHAAELPEQLAA, encoded by the coding sequence GTGCAAGCCACCCCCGACCCCCTCTCCCGAGAGCGGAACCACCTGGCCGCCTCCCGCTCGGCCCTCCGAGCCATGCGCGAGGACGCCGAAGCGCTCGACATCCGCGACGTCACCGCGAACTGGGTCAACGCCGCCGTCCTGCAGAGCCAGATCGACGAGCGGATCAAGTCCCTCGCCGATCTCTCCCACACCCCGCTCTTCTTCGGGCGGCTCGACTACCTCCACGCCCCCGGCGCCGACCAGGCGGAAGGCGCCGATGGCGAGCAGTTCTACATCGGGCGGCGGCACGTCCACGACGCCGACGGCGACCCCATGGTCATCGACTGGCGAGCCCCGGTCTCGCAGCCCTTCTACCGCGCCTCCAAGAAGGCGCCGATGGACATCGCCCTGCGGCGGCGGTTCGGATACACGGGCGGCGACCTCACCGCGTACGAGGACGAGCACCTCAGTGACGCCGACGAGGTCGAGCGGACCAGCAAACTGCTCCAGCAGGAGATCGAGCGGCCCCGCGTCGGCCCCATGCGCGACATCGTCGCCACGATCCAGCCCGAGCAGGACGAGATCGTGCGCAGCGGTCTCGGCGGATCCGTGTGCGTCCAGGGCGGTCCGGGCACCGGGAAGACCGCCGTCGGCCTGCACCGCGTCGCCTATCTGCTCTACGCCCACCGCGAGCGCCTCGCCCGGACCGGGACCCTGGTCATCGGGCCCAACAGGTCCTTCCTGCACTACATCGAGCAAGTCCTGCCTGCCCTGGGCGAGTTGGAGGTCAAGCAGGCCACCGTCGACGACCTCGTCGCCCATGTGGAGGTGCGGGGCACGGACGACGCCGCCGCTGCCGTCATCAAGGGCGACGCACGCATGGCCGAGGTGCTGAGGAAAGCCCTGCGGTCGCACGTGAGCATGCCCGATGAGCCTGTCGTCGTGGTGCGCGGGTCCCGCCGCTGGCGCGTTCCCGCGTACGAACTGGAGGAGATCGTCGGGGAGTTGCTCGCACGCGACATCCGGTACGGGGCTGCCCGCGACGCCCTGCCTCAGCGCATCGCGCACGCTGTGCTCGTCCGGATGGAGCAGGCCGGCGAGGCCCCCGACGACCGCGTGCAGGACGCCGTCGCCCGCAACTCCGCGGTGAAGGCGGCCGTCAAGGCCATGTGGCCGCCCGTCGATCCCGCCAAGCTCGTGCTGCGGCTGCTCTCCGATGCCGATTTCCTTGCCCTGCATGCCGAGGGGATTCTCGATCAGGACGAGCAGAAGCTCATCCTCTGGGCCAAGCCCGCGCGGAGTCTCAAGGCCGCCAAGTGGTCCGCCGCCGATGCCGTGCTGATCGATGAGGCGCGCGATCTTGTCGCTCGGACCCACTCGCTCGGGCATGTCGTCCTCGATGAGGCGCAGGACCTCTCCCCCATGCAGTACCGCGCCGTCGGGCGGCGCTGCACCACCGGGTCCGCCACCGTCCTCGGCGACCTCGCCCAGGGCACCACCCCCTGGGCCACCCGGAGTTGGGAACAGGCCCTGGGGCACCTGGGGAAGGGCGAGGCCGTGGTGGAGGAGCTCACCGCGGGGTTCCGTGTGCCTCGGGAGGTCATCGCGTTCGCCTCCCGGCTGCTTCCCTCCATCGCGCCGGGCCTCGCCGAGGTGAAGTCCGTTCGTGAGTCGGCGGGTTCGCTCGTGGTGCGGCGCACGGCGGATCTCGACGCCGCTTCCCTCGAAGCCTGCGCCGAGTCACTGCGGCAGGAAGGTTCCATCGGGCTCATCGCCGCCGACGCACGCATCCCCGCGCTCGCCGAAGCACTCGACGCCGCCGGGATGACGTACCTCTCGCCCGGCGAGGAGACCACCCCCGGCACCCGGCTCACGCTCGTGCCCGCCTCCCTCGCCAAGGGACTCGAGTACGACTACGTGGTCCTCGACGAGCCCGCCGCCGTCGTCGACGGCGAGCCCGACGAGCGGACCGGCCTGCGGCGGCTCTACGTCGCCCTGACCCGTGCCGTCTCGGGGCTCACCGTCGTGCATGCCGCCGAGCTGCCGGAGCAGCTCGCCGCCTAG
- a CDS encoding copper homeostasis protein CutC, which yields MSKRAVLEVIALDAEDAVAAQAGGADRLELVTDMAADGLTPSRETFAEIRAAVDISLRVMLRLADGFAAGDVDALVRRARELRSAGADEFVLGFLDETGGPDLAAVEAVVGALDGCRWTFHRAVDRTSDRDALRKQLADLPGLDTYLTAGAASGVDDGLPTLLAEAARSGEQGYEQQILVGGGLRLDHLPRLKAAGVDAFHIGGASRPDGWSAPVSAEAVARWRAAVDA from the coding sequence ATGAGCAAGCGTGCAGTCCTGGAGGTGATCGCCCTCGACGCCGAGGACGCCGTCGCCGCCCAGGCCGGAGGCGCGGACCGCCTCGAGCTGGTCACCGACATGGCCGCGGACGGCCTGACCCCGTCCCGCGAGACCTTTGCCGAGATCCGCGCCGCCGTGGACATCTCCCTGCGCGTGATGCTGCGCCTTGCGGACGGCTTTGCCGCGGGCGACGTCGACGCCCTCGTACGCCGCGCGCGCGAGCTCAGGAGCGCGGGCGCCGACGAGTTCGTACTGGGCTTCCTCGACGAGACGGGCGGCCCCGACCTGGCCGCGGTGGAGGCCGTGGTGGGCGCGCTCGACGGCTGCCGCTGGACGTTCCACCGGGCCGTCGACCGGACCTCCGACCGCGACGCCCTGCGCAAGCAGCTCGCGGACCTGCCCGGCCTCGACACCTACCTCACCGCGGGCGCGGCGAGCGGCGTGGACGACGGCCTGCCCACGCTGCTCGCCGAGGCGGCGCGCTCCGGCGAGCAGGGTTACGAGCAGCAGATCCTGGTCGGCGGCGGCCTCCGCCTCGACCATCTGCCGCGGCTCAAGGCCGCGGGCGTGGACGCGTTCCACATCGGCGGAGCCTCGCGCCCCGACGGCTGGTCGGCGCCGGTGTCCGCCGAGGCCGTCGCCCGGTGGCGGGCAGCGGTGGACGCCTGA